The region CGGTGAAATCGACACCCGTGACTTCCCCGAGCCGGAAACGCGCCCCCTTCCAGCGCCGGGCCAGGGCACGGATCGGATAGGCGATCGACTCCTGTTCCAGCCCGGCCGTGGCCACCTGGTACAATAGCGGCTGGAAAAGATGGTAGTTGTGGCGGTCCACCATCACGATCTCCAGGCCGCTGCCCGCGAGGCCTTTGGCCGCGCGCAAGCCGCCGAACCCCATTCCGGCTATCACAACCCGTTTCATAGTGATCCCGCCCCCCGCTTCGTGGAATGCGCCCGGGACGCTTGCCAGAGAACAGCCATAGTTTTGTTGCGGACATGCTCAAAATTTGTCATCATACTCCCTGCTCTCGTAACCCTTGAACGATGTAAGGTAAAGAATCCGGGTGACGGTTCGGTGCCGGCGGAGGCCCCTTCATGACGGTTGACAAACTCGCGGTGCTCGAACGGATAGACAACGACCAGGAACTGTTTGTCGAAATCTGCGCCATCTTCAAGCATGATGGGCCTGAACTCGCGCGCAAGTTGCGGGATGCGGTCGATGCCGGCCAGCTTGTGGTGGCGATCCGCCATGCCCACTCCCTCAAGTCCTCGGCGGCCAATATCGGGGCTTATGAGCTCAGCGAACTTGCCCGCCAGGCGGAGTTGGCCGGAAACCAGGGCGACGCCAGCATTATCAGCGCCCTGCTCCCCGTGATCGACGCCAAGCTGCACGAGGTGATCGCCGAGCTGTCCTAGCCCGCAGTCGGGTACCTCTCCCCGACGCTCCGTCACCTTACTGTTTTGTAACACGTGCTGTTCTTTTTGCAAAGAGTTGGTATGCTGTGCCTCATCCCCCTTTGATCATGGAGCGCCTCCATGGGCCGTACCCCTCTCATCACGCCAGTCTTGACACCGTCGCCCGCCAGGGATGGGGCGGTTTACGCCGCAAGCTTTACCATACTGCTGTGCATCGGCTGGCTCGATTATAGTACCGGCTACGAGTTCGGATTTTTCATCTTCTACTTCATCCCGGTTTCCGTTTCGGCCTGGTTCGGCGGCAAACGCCCCGGGCTCTTCATGGCCGGCGCCTCGGCCGTATGCTGGTACCTGTCGGACAAGTACACCAACCATCCGTACTCCCGCGCCTACTTCATCTACTGGGAGATGTTCATGCGCCTGATCTCGTTCCTTACCACGGCGCTCACCATCGCCCGGATCAGACAAATGCTGATCAACGAAATACAGCTCAACCACCGGCTGGAAGAAGCGCTCCACGAGCTGGGCAAACTGAAAGAAGCCGTTCAAGGGAAAGAGCCGTCTCCCTGCACGGGGCAGGGGGAAAAGCCCGAGGGTCTCAACGGGGGGTGAAGCGAAGACAGGCTACGGCTCGGCGATATAACGATTTTTCCCGCTTTTCTTGGCCTGCTGCAGGGCGTGGTCGGCCCGGTTGACGCACTCGAACAGCGCCTGGCCGGGGGTGTACTCGCTGAGCCCGATGCTGATGGTGGTCCGGATGCCCGGCTTGCTGGCTTTGAACTCCGTCATGGCAACCGACTCGTGGATTTTCTGGGCCACCGCCAAGGCGCCCTCAATCGAGGTTTCAGGCAGGAGGATGAGAAACTCCTCGCCTCCCCAACGGGCACACACATCCTCCTGGCGCACGCACCCCATGAACACGCGCGAGATTTCCACCAGAACGTCGTCCCCGGCATTGTAGCCGTAGCTGTCGTTGATCCTCGTGAAGTTGTCGATGTCGGCCAGGATGATGGAAAAAGTGCGGTTGTGCCGCTGGGCGCGACTGTACTCCTGTTCGACCTTTTCCTTGATGTGGCGGCGGTTCGCCAGGCCGGTCATGGGGTCTACCCTGGTCGCCAGCTCAAGGGAGCGGTTGAGTTCCACGAGCTGGATACCGAGCAGTCCGTTCTCGTGGACCAGGCCTTCCGCGTGGCGGGCGAGCTTCTTATAGCTCTCCAGCAGCAGCTTGAACTTGGGGTACAGGGGATTGCCGTCGGCGATGATATTCTCGAACCGGCTGATGTCGTCGGGCAATGTCGATCCGGGTGTTTTTCCGTCCAAGGCCATGGTCCGCCCTCCACATTGGCAGGTGCCGAGAAGATTACCGCCGGAAATTCCCGGCATGTGGCTGTATAGTATGGCACTTTATCCGATTATATCCCTTTTGTCACGTTCCATCGCAGACAGGCGGGGCGGCACCAGGCCACCCGGGCGGCATGCCGGAAGCCTTGCGTCGGGCGACGAAATATCGTAAAAGTTAAGACTCCCCGGAAACAGGTGATGAGCGGCGAGGCGGGCCGGACCTCCCGACGGCATGCCTGCCGGCCTGCGCACGGGCATCCGGTGGTGGAGGGACGCATGAGAACCATGCCATTTATATTAACCATCGCTTTTATCGTATTTTCAAATATCCCAGCCAACGCCCTGGAAGAGTATGCGCAGCAGACCGGCAAGGAATGCGGCTTTTGCCATCTGAGCCGAGCCGGCGGCGGTGAACTGACCGCGGCAGGCAAGCGGTTCGAGCTGCACCACTCCCTGGCGGACGTCACCCCCAAAACCGCCGAAGCGGCCCCCGAGCGCACCTCCAGCGGCGCCCTCTCCCGCGTCCTGCGGTTGGTGAGCGGCTACATCCATCTGGTGGTGGCCATATTCTGGTTCGGTACGATCCTCTACGTGCACCTGGTGCTCAAACCGGCCTACGCCTCGCAGGGGCTGCCCCGGGGCGAAGTGCGGGTCGGGCTGGCCTCCATGGCTGCCATGGCCCTGACCGGCGGCATCCTGACCCACTACCGGATCACCTCCAGCGAGCTGCTCCTGCACACCCGGTTCGGCATCCTGTTGCTGATCAAGATCAGCCTGTTCGCCATTATGGTCGTCTCCGCCCTGGTGGCGGTATTCGTGATCGGCCCCCGCCTGCGGGCACGGCGGGAAGAAGCGGCCAGCCCGGCTCCAGCGGGCACATCCTTCACGCCGGAGGAGTTGGCCTTCTTCGACGGCACCCAGGGGCGACCGGCCTACTTCGCCCATAACGGCACGGTGTACGACGCCAGCGCCAGCGCGCTCTGGAAAGGTGGCACCCATGCCGGGCGCCACCCGGCCGGCCAGGACCTGACCCCGTTTCTCGGCCAAGCCCCCCACGGCGAGGACCGGCTGCTGACCCTGCCCCGCGTCGGGAGCATCGCCCAAACTCCGGCCGCTCCGGCGCGGCCGTTCCATGTGCGGGCATTCTTCTTCATGGCATACATGAATCTGGCCATGGTGTTTTCGATCACCCTGATCGTCGCCCTCTGGCGGTGGTGGTGAGTGCCCCATGACGGCATCAGGAAACATGTTCAGCCATGTGCCCCACGACCTGCCTGCGGAACTGTTCGAGACCCTGGCGAACAAGGGGGCCGTGCGCATCGAGCGCATCCTCTCCCGCGGCCATGCCACACCGGACGGGGAGTGGTACGATCAGGACCGGGACGAATGGGTGCTGCTGCTGGCGGGGAGCGCCGGACTGTTTTTC is a window of Geobacter sp. FeAm09 DNA encoding:
- a CDS encoding Hpt domain-containing protein; protein product: MTVDKLAVLERIDNDQELFVEICAIFKHDGPELARKLRDAVDAGQLVVAIRHAHSLKSSAANIGAYELSELARQAELAGNQGDASIISALLPVIDAKLHEVIAELS
- a CDS encoding DUF4118 domain-containing protein, which encodes MGRTPLITPVLTPSPARDGAVYAASFTILLCIGWLDYSTGYEFGFFIFYFIPVSVSAWFGGKRPGLFMAGASAVCWYLSDKYTNHPYSRAYFIYWEMFMRLISFLTTALTIARIRQMLINEIQLNHRLEEALHELGKLKEAVQGKEPSPCTGQGEKPEGLNGG
- a CDS encoding GGDEF domain-containing protein; the protein is MALDGKTPGSTLPDDISRFENIIADGNPLYPKFKLLLESYKKLARHAEGLVHENGLLGIQLVELNRSLELATRVDPMTGLANRRHIKEKVEQEYSRAQRHNRTFSIILADIDNFTRINDSYGYNAGDDVLVEISRVFMGCVRQEDVCARWGGEEFLILLPETSIEGALAVAQKIHESVAMTEFKASKPGIRTTISIGLSEYTPGQALFECVNRADHALQQAKKSGKNRYIAEP
- a CDS encoding CopD family protein yields the protein MPFILTIAFIVFSNIPANALEEYAQQTGKECGFCHLSRAGGGELTAAGKRFELHHSLADVTPKTAEAAPERTSSGALSRVLRLVSGYIHLVVAIFWFGTILYVHLVLKPAYASQGLPRGEVRVGLASMAAMALTGGILTHYRITSSELLLHTRFGILLLIKISLFAIMVVSALVAVFVIGPRLRARREEAASPAPAGTSFTPEELAFFDGTQGRPAYFAHNGTVYDASASALWKGGTHAGRHPAGQDLTPFLGQAPHGEDRLLTLPRVGSIAQTPAAPARPFHVRAFFFMAYMNLAMVFSITLIVALWRWW
- a CDS encoding cupin domain-containing protein, translating into MTASGNMFSHVPHDLPAELFETLANKGAVRIERILSRGHATPDGEWYDQDRDEWVLLLAGSAGLFFDGEPEPRRLAAGDYLMIPARRRHRVAWTSPDETTIWLAVHIGG